One Tachypleus tridentatus isolate NWPU-2018 chromosome 3, ASM421037v1, whole genome shotgun sequence DNA window includes the following coding sequences:
- the LOC143247724 gene encoding Golgi-associated plant pathogenesis-related protein 1-like, which yields MDYLCERLHALRSASWSPRHRAKVFQKSSCHSEMSDNSSPSRTWSPQDVKKIMINRPLSIRFDNEGSWTCYSQSDFVMECLQWHNTFRKRHNVPPLELSYQMCSRAQFWANHLAHANTFYYRNNRDIGENLLCRCSIVPEFDVTGEQVVKYWYRKSKLYDFDIEPSLLHAKASHFTQMVWRSSKEFGVGKARSRCGKIIVVANYKPAGNVTGEFQDNVLSPQKDDYLEILDNG from the exons ATGGACTACCTCTGTGAAAGGCTGCACGCGCTAAGGTCAGCCAGCTGGTCACCACGTCATCGAGCTAAGGTCTTCCAAAAGTCATCCTGTCATTCAGAGATGTCTGACAATTCTTCTCCTAGTAGAACGTGGTCACCTCAAGATGTAAAGAAg ATTATGATAAATCGACCTTTATCCATACGTTTCGACAACGAAGGAAGTTGGACTTGTTATTCACAGAGTGACTTTGTCATGGAATGTCTACAGTGGCACAACACTTTCCGAAAACGTCACAATGTCCCTCCTCTAGAATTGTCGTATCAG ATGTGCAGCCGAGCACAATTCTGGGCTAATCATCTCGCGCATGCCAACACTTTCTACTACCGGAACAACAGAGACATCGGTGAAAATCTACTCTGCAGGTGTTCCATTGTCCCTGAGTTTGACGTCACAG GTGAACAGGTTGTGAAATACTGGTACAGAAAGAGCAAGCTTTACGATTTTGACATAGAGCCTTCGCTGCTACACGCCAAAGCAA GCCATTTCACACAAATGGTGTGGCGCAGTAGCAAAGAGTTCGGTGTGGGCAAGGCTAGATCTCGCTGTGGAAAGATTATTGTGGTGGCGAACTATAAGCCAGCAGGAAATGTCACTGGAGAGTTCCAAGACAACGTGTTATCTCCACAGAAAGATGACTATCTGGAAATTTTGGACAATGGTTGA
- the Xrcc2 gene encoding X-ray repair cross complementing 2 has protein sequence MENSNVTSEGSPTVKCETGSQLLARLCSRPSLAKLEPALFPDLSGEYVVEISGKSGAGKSELFYHFIVWCILPPSWQGTELGGLSAGVVLVDTDHHFNLLRLVTVLEKTKKVTIFIQECLQMLTVVRCWNSEQLLLTLHSLDSVIGSNANISLLLIDSVSAFYWLDRMNLMDHMNEIDKLHAQLVAALKKLINDYKVVIMATRQVLMKERETETADHMDKLNFKHFDFMGVNWQRFVKCRLTLKKEQTEKVGQTKITICKFDSVPQSIECLIMESGIMFMT, from the exons ATGGAAAATTCAAATGTAACTTCTGAAGGAAGCCCTACTGTGAAGTGTGAGACAGGTTCACAG CTCTTAGCCCGATTGTGCTCGCGTCCATCTCTTGCAAAGTTGGAACCTGCCTTGTTTCCAGACCTGAGTGGCGAGTACGTGGTAGAAATTAGCGGAAAATCTGGAGCTGGAAAGAGTgaactattttatcattttattgtatGGTGTATTTTGCCACCTTCTTGGCAAGGAACCGAGTTAGGTGGTTTGAGTGCTGGAGTAGTTTTAGTCGACACCGACCACCATTTTAACCTACTTAGACTGGTAACAGTGCTTGAAAAAACAA AGAAGGTAACTATATTCATCCAGGAATGTTTACAGATGTTAACGGTAGTTCGATGCTGGAACAGTGAACAGCTTTTGTTGACTTTGCACAGTCTAGACAGTGTAATAGGATCTAATGCCAACATCTCCTTATTGCTGATTGACAGTGTGTCAGCCTTCTACTGGTTGGACAGGATGAACCTAATGGACCACATGAATGAAATTGACAAGCTTCATGCCCAGTTAGTGGCTGCACTCAAGAAACTCATAAATGATTACAAAGTGGTTATCATGGCAACAAGACAAGTGTTGATGAAAGAGAGAGAAACAGAAACAGCGGACCACATGGATAagctaaattttaaacattttgatttcaTGGGTGTGAATTGGCAGAGATTTGTCAAATGTAGACTGACTTTAAAAAAAGAACAGACTGAAAAGGTCGGCCAGACAAAAATTACAATATGTAAATTTGATTCAGTTCCACAAAGTATAGAATGTTTGATAATGGAAAGTGGAATTATGTTCATGacttaa